From Stenotrophomonas maltophilia, a single genomic window includes:
- a CDS encoding RHS repeat domain-containing protein — MRFRITLRSRHAGPIRSSLLLMVTALSLAPALASAQIVPTWRQEYDKRLKYGDLVEPLKGDIFGEKVNLYDGSVSFSATDISIPGNGGLAVSLGRSYGDIGGSANDNEYGNWTLDIPSLSGTYGDQPETAVAGHWTPSARCSTVSAPPALDVWNYKHTQTTVFAPHTYWEGVRLSLPGGGGETVLAGSGDARQPIPQLGMPAPWNTKGGWFFSCLSSLKSGQPGEGFLGHAPDGTKYYFDWMVARHNDPAVMQPYDTITHSTLQRKKVFLYPSQVVDRFGNWVRYEWSGGRLDRIIASDGRSISLTYDSQGRIATALAGGRTWTYGYTPAGTLQSVTLPDGTAWSYDLPPVNVTKKYQEYTGQDVWAYMEAPALCAKTNKIVQTEVAASITHPSGAVGTFVFRPFRHGRKNVPFNCQTSGDDQLLADGWNLTPIYRDAMSLVAKRISGPAMPTAQWSYQYTNLAWEYDRRVDQAGWPAIPVGQAEPKITIETLPDGVIRTYEFGKEVGYNDGLLLSTSTSAGGTVVRTERNNYYPDAQIANAPFPREAGRNLKYGATELGEHLNRPVQSTVVNQDGVQFIRTVQAFDAFVREVTVDEGNSAGQSRTRTTGYYDNAALWVNGQVARSLLNGIEESRTEFDPANALPLRAYAFGRLAQQVTYAADGTVASVADGRGNTSHLSGWKRGIPQQLRMPATPEAPNGAVRTVAVDDNGWIASLTDEVGATTSFSYDSMGRLRSQQFPGGDEVNWNGVTMDLQRLGGAQLGVPAGAWKHSRTQGGRRTDTYLDAMFRPVLVTENANNALDSAVVTRYDSSGKTVFASYPTRQLTDINAAMTGTTTQYDALGRPVVVSQSSELGDLATRTEYVGNLSVKVTNPRGQATTTRHLAYDQPSYEMPLTLQHPEGVVTEIQRDTLGKPLAITRRTADGSQALTRRYVYDGYQQLCKTIEPETGATVQDYDAAGNVLWSAAGTGLNSAADCNRSEAFASGRVVARSYDAANRLSTLTFPDGRGNQRWSYTPDALPAEISTQNDPARPMVVNRYQYNRRRLLRSETLQHPDLGNLSLAYGYDANGTLASNTYPGGRVVSYAPDALGRATAVGGYANSASYFANGALARFVYGNGIAHTLTQNARGLPERSRDATAAAAVLDDSYDYDAGGNVMAISDGLPGAPGNRDMTYDGLDRLRTVTAPGFGNALYEYDALDNLRRARVGSRDRTHYFDPSNRLVNVIETGTGATVTGLGYDVQGNLSVRNGQAFSFDYGNRLRDAGAAESYEYDAHGRRVKASASGKGAIYSFYDNGGVLRFQRNERTGKQTDYLYLSGSLVAQVHGAAAPAVPALSAPGYTTEGSVNLTWSPAGGANRYELQRALAGAWSTVFDGAAQSFTSTGLATGTYQFRVRGCRAVCGEWSNVASVAVALAPSTVPALSVPATAFNGSYGVSWSVASGAERYELEESANGGAWTQVHNAAGQSRDFSGKGAGSYGYRVRACNPVGCTAYSASAAVTVVYPPEGAPGISAPARSAPGSIGIGWNGVAGATRYTLQESSNGGGWVTLFDGDAGSYATAARGVGNYGYRVAACNGAGCGPWSGTASVAVIGPPAIEPVISAPGLVNVPQYSLSWSVPANSESFVLEESANGGGWTVVHNGAANSFGASRGKGSYAYRVRACNFVGCSPYSGVVTVAVVLPPGATSLYLAEWLTTRRPPYQVQCSAGWSPVADATEYQLESGGGGQRLYTGPSTYVNDSGGTYCAHEYRVRACNAGGCSPWSAERPVTRGVLNWD; from the coding sequence ATGCGGTTCCGCATCACGCTCCGCTCGCGCCATGCCGGCCCGATCAGGTCTTCGCTGCTGCTGATGGTGACGGCCCTGTCGCTGGCGCCGGCACTGGCCTCTGCCCAGATCGTTCCCACCTGGCGCCAGGAATACGACAAGCGGCTGAAATACGGCGATCTGGTCGAGCCGCTGAAGGGAGACATCTTCGGCGAGAAGGTCAACCTCTATGACGGCTCTGTCAGTTTCAGTGCCACCGATATCTCCATTCCCGGCAACGGTGGCCTGGCGGTGTCGCTGGGCCGCAGCTATGGGGATATCGGCGGCAGCGCAAACGACAACGAGTACGGAAACTGGACGCTGGACATACCGTCGCTTTCGGGCACCTACGGAGATCAGCCGGAAACGGCGGTGGCAGGTCATTGGACACCGAGCGCGCGTTGCTCGACCGTCTCCGCACCTCCGGCACTGGATGTATGGAACTACAAGCATACCCAGACGACCGTGTTCGCACCCCATACCTATTGGGAAGGAGTGCGGTTGTCACTGCCTGGCGGCGGCGGTGAAACGGTTCTTGCCGGCAGCGGAGATGCGCGCCAGCCCATCCCACAACTCGGCATGCCCGCCCCGTGGAATACCAAGGGCGGATGGTTCTTCTCCTGCCTCAGTTCCCTCAAGAGCGGCCAGCCGGGCGAAGGCTTCCTGGGGCATGCGCCGGACGGAACCAAGTACTACTTCGACTGGATGGTGGCGCGCCACAACGACCCGGCTGTCATGCAGCCCTACGACACCATCACCCATTCGACGCTGCAGCGGAAGAAGGTCTTCCTCTATCCGTCGCAGGTCGTCGACCGATTCGGCAACTGGGTCCGCTATGAGTGGAGCGGCGGGCGCCTGGATCGCATCATCGCCAGCGACGGGCGCAGCATCAGCCTGACCTATGACTCGCAGGGGCGCATCGCAACGGCGCTGGCGGGGGGCCGTACCTGGACCTACGGCTATACGCCGGCGGGAACGCTGCAATCGGTCACGCTGCCCGATGGCACTGCCTGGAGCTATGACCTGCCTCCGGTCAATGTGACGAAGAAGTACCAGGAGTACACCGGGCAGGACGTCTGGGCCTACATGGAAGCGCCGGCGTTGTGCGCGAAGACGAACAAGATCGTGCAGACCGAAGTGGCGGCGTCCATCACCCATCCCTCTGGAGCCGTCGGAACCTTCGTGTTCCGACCCTTCCGGCATGGGCGCAAGAACGTGCCATTCAATTGCCAGACGTCCGGCGACGACCAGCTGCTGGCCGATGGGTGGAACCTCACGCCCATCTACCGCGACGCGATGTCGCTGGTGGCAAAGCGGATAAGCGGTCCGGCGATGCCCACGGCGCAATGGAGCTATCAGTACACCAACCTGGCTTGGGAGTACGACAGGCGGGTTGACCAGGCGGGCTGGCCAGCGATCCCGGTCGGGCAGGCGGAACCGAAGATAACGATTGAAACCCTGCCCGATGGGGTCATCCGGACATACGAATTCGGCAAGGAAGTCGGCTACAACGACGGTCTGCTGCTGTCGACCAGTACCAGCGCTGGCGGCACTGTGGTCCGCACGGAGCGCAACAACTATTACCCGGACGCGCAGATTGCCAATGCACCGTTTCCGCGTGAGGCGGGGCGGAATCTCAAGTACGGGGCGACCGAACTTGGGGAACATCTGAATCGGCCGGTGCAGAGTACGGTCGTGAACCAGGATGGCGTGCAGTTCATCCGCACCGTACAGGCCTTTGATGCCTTCGTCCGCGAGGTCACGGTGGACGAAGGAAATTCTGCCGGCCAGAGCCGAACCCGGACGACCGGCTATTACGACAATGCCGCCTTGTGGGTGAATGGCCAGGTGGCACGCAGCCTGCTCAACGGCATCGAGGAGTCGCGCACCGAGTTCGACCCGGCCAATGCGCTGCCGCTGCGCGCTTATGCATTCGGCCGCTTGGCGCAGCAGGTGACCTATGCAGCTGACGGTACGGTGGCATCGGTGGCCGACGGCCGTGGCAATACCAGTCACCTGTCTGGATGGAAGCGCGGCATCCCGCAGCAGCTGCGCATGCCAGCCACACCCGAGGCGCCCAATGGCGCAGTGCGTACCGTTGCCGTCGATGACAATGGTTGGATCGCTTCACTGACCGATGAAGTCGGCGCAACAACCAGCTTCAGCTACGACAGCATGGGGCGGCTGCGCAGCCAGCAGTTCCCGGGTGGCGATGAAGTGAACTGGAACGGTGTGACCATGGACCTGCAGCGGCTGGGCGGTGCCCAGCTGGGTGTGCCGGCCGGTGCGTGGAAGCACTCCCGTACCCAGGGCGGACGCCGTACCGACACCTATCTGGACGCCATGTTCCGTCCGGTACTGGTTACCGAGAATGCCAACAACGCGCTCGACAGCGCGGTGGTGACCCGCTACGACAGCAGTGGCAAGACGGTGTTTGCGTCGTACCCCACGCGACAGCTCACCGACATCAATGCAGCAATGACGGGCACCACGACGCAGTACGATGCGTTGGGCCGGCCGGTGGTAGTCAGCCAATCGTCCGAACTGGGCGATCTGGCAACGCGCACCGAGTATGTGGGCAACCTGTCGGTGAAGGTGACCAACCCGCGCGGGCAGGCCACCACCACGCGGCATCTCGCCTACGATCAGCCCAGCTACGAGATGCCACTGACATTGCAGCATCCGGAAGGCGTGGTGACCGAGATCCAGCGTGACACGCTTGGCAAGCCGTTGGCGATCACCCGCCGCACGGCCGATGGCAGCCAGGCGTTGACCCGCCGCTACGTCTATGACGGTTACCAGCAGCTGTGCAAGACCATCGAACCGGAAACCGGCGCGACGGTGCAGGACTATGATGCGGCCGGCAACGTGCTGTGGTCCGCAGCCGGGACCGGCCTGAACAGCGCCGCCGACTGCAATCGCAGTGAGGCCTTTGCCAGCGGCCGTGTGGTGGCGCGCAGCTACGATGCCGCCAATCGACTGTCGACCCTGACGTTCCCGGATGGGCGCGGAAACCAGCGCTGGTCCTACACCCCGGATGCCTTGCCCGCGGAAATCAGTACGCAGAACGACCCGGCCCGGCCGATGGTCGTCAACCGCTATCAATACAATCGCCGACGCCTGCTCCGCAGCGAGACGCTGCAGCATCCGGATCTGGGCAACCTGAGTCTGGCGTACGGCTACGATGCCAACGGCACGCTGGCCAGCAACACTTACCCGGGGGGACGCGTCGTCAGCTATGCCCCGGATGCGCTGGGGCGGGCTACAGCGGTCGGCGGTTACGCAAACAGCGCCAGCTATTTTGCCAATGGCGCGCTGGCGCGATTCGTTTACGGCAACGGCATCGCACATACCCTGACCCAGAATGCCCGTGGCCTGCCGGAGCGCAGTCGCGATGCCACCGCTGCGGCCGCGGTGCTCGATGACAGCTACGATTACGATGCCGGTGGCAATGTGATGGCCATCTCCGACGGGCTGCCGGGCGCACCCGGCAACCGTGACATGACCTATGACGGCCTGGACCGGTTGCGTACGGTGACCGCGCCGGGCTTCGGCAATGCACTGTACGAGTACGACGCACTGGACAACCTGCGCCGTGCCAGGGTCGGCAGCCGTGACCGTACGCACTACTTCGATCCGAGCAATCGCCTGGTCAACGTGATCGAAACCGGGACGGGGGCGACCGTGACCGGCCTGGGTTACGACGTGCAGGGCAACCTGTCGGTCCGCAACGGTCAGGCATTCTCGTTCGACTATGGCAATCGCCTGCGAGATGCGGGCGCGGCGGAGAGCTACGAGTACGACGCCCATGGTCGCCGGGTGAAGGCCAGCGCCAGCGGGAAGGGCGCAATCTACTCGTTCTACGACAACGGCGGCGTGCTGCGTTTCCAGCGCAATGAGCGCACCGGCAAGCAGACCGACTACCTGTACCTGTCCGGCAGCCTGGTGGCCCAGGTGCATGGCGCAGCAGCCCCCGCGGTGCCTGCGCTGAGCGCGCCCGGCTACACCACCGAAGGCAGCGTGAACCTGACCTGGAGCCCGGCCGGCGGGGCCAACCGCTATGAACTGCAGCGTGCGCTGGCCGGTGCCTGGAGCACCGTCTTCGACGGCGCGGCGCAATCGTTCACCAGCACCGGCCTGGCGACGGGTACCTACCAGTTCCGCGTGCGCGGTTGCCGCGCGGTGTGCGGCGAGTGGAGCAACGTCGCTTCGGTTGCGGTGGCGCTGGCGCCGTCCACGGTGCCGGCCCTGAGCGTGCCGGCGACGGCCTTCAATGGAAGTTACGGCGTGAGCTGGTCTGTGGCGTCCGGTGCCGAGCGTTATGAGCTGGAGGAGAGCGCCAATGGTGGCGCCTGGACCCAGGTGCACAATGCCGCGGGTCAATCCAGGGACTTCAGCGGCAAGGGCGCGGGCAGCTACGGCTATCGTGTCCGCGCCTGCAATCCGGTGGGATGCACCGCCTACAGCGCCAGTGCGGCGGTGACCGTGGTGTATCCGCCTGAGGGCGCGCCGGGAATTTCGGCGCCGGCACGTTCCGCACCAGGCAGCATCGGCATTGGCTGGAACGGGGTGGCCGGCGCCACGCGCTACACGCTGCAGGAAAGCAGCAATGGTGGCGGATGGGTGACGCTGTTCGACGGTGATGCCGGCTCCTACGCCACTGCGGCACGCGGTGTCGGCAACTACGGCTACCGCGTTGCCGCCTGCAATGGCGCCGGCTGCGGTCCGTGGTCGGGCACGGCATCGGTGGCGGTGATCGGGCCGCCGGCCATCGAGCCGGTGATCAGTGCGCCGGGCCTGGTCAACGTGCCGCAGTACAGCCTGAGCTGGTCGGTGCCCGCCAACAGCGAGAGCTTCGTGCTGGAAGAGAGTGCCAACGGTGGTGGCTGGACGGTGGTGCACAACGGCGCTGCGAACAGCTTTGGCGCCAGCCGTGGCAAGGGCAGCTATGCGTATCGGGTGAGGGCCTGCAATTTCGTCGGGTGCAGCCCGTATTCGGGAGTCGTGACGGTGGCGGTGGTGCTGCCGCCGGGGGCGACGAGCCTTTACCTGGCGGAGTGGCTGACGACGCGCAGGCCGCCCTATCAGGTGCAGTGCTCCGCAGGATGGAGTCCGGTGGCAGACGCAACGGAGTATCAGCTTGAGAGCGGCGGTGGTGGCCAGCGTCTGTACACGGGCCCCTCAACCTACGTGAATGACAGCGGCGGGACGTACTGCGCGCATGAGTATCGCGTGCGTGCCTGCAATGCAGGTGGGTGTTCCCCCTGGTCGGCCGAACGGCCGGTCACCCGCGGTGTACTGAACTGGGACTAA
- a CDS encoding GNAT family N-acetyltransferase, whose amino-acid sequence MTTLTYRAATPADIPALIALVTSAYRGDASRAGWTTEADLLDGARIDAEGIQADLDRPRSTILLAEREGRLVACAHVADVDGKGYFGMFSVDPAQQGGGVGKQLMDAAEAHAAREWNVPVMQMTVIDVRDELIAFYERRGYQRTGIKKPFPYGDERFGIPKRDDLRFEILEKPLAGATA is encoded by the coding sequence ATGACCACCCTGACCTACCGTGCCGCCACGCCGGCCGACATCCCCGCCCTGATCGCCCTCGTCACTTCGGCCTACCGGGGTGACGCCAGCCGTGCCGGCTGGACCACCGAAGCCGACCTGCTGGACGGCGCCCGCATCGACGCCGAAGGCATCCAGGCCGACCTCGACCGCCCCCGCTCGACCATCCTGCTGGCCGAACGCGAGGGCCGGCTGGTGGCCTGCGCCCACGTCGCCGATGTCGACGGCAAGGGCTACTTCGGCATGTTCTCGGTCGACCCGGCCCAGCAGGGCGGCGGCGTCGGCAAGCAGCTGATGGATGCGGCCGAAGCGCACGCCGCGCGCGAATGGAACGTGCCGGTGATGCAGATGACCGTGATCGACGTGCGCGACGAGCTGATCGCCTTCTACGAGCGCCGCGGCTACCAGCGCACCGGCATCAAGAAGCCGTTCCCGTATGGCGACGAACGCTTCGGCATCCCCAAGCGCGACGACCTGCGCTTCGAGATCCTGGAGAAGCCGCTGGCCGGAGCCACCGCGTGA
- a CDS encoding RHS repeat domain-containing protein, with protein sequence MNGLSLLLIRAVLALVVLAACVAPAVAQEVVEYIHTDALGSPVAITDANGQVIERTVYEPYGAVVNRPLTDGPGYTGHVTDSETGLSYMQQRYYDFETSTFLGADPVAADSDGTSFNRYRYASANPYKFKDPDGRADMNVFGEADPNGLRAAGDALNIPGKFTVAGHANNTVIQDQRGGRMENYSVVSSWDMARTQFGLKQGQEILMAGCHLGAEIGKARAFAQGWANLNKSSVYAPNGFVRYPKNYKPGDDMTLRVSLGENGTGGAGVWQKFSPGGAGPTGPAIRSITIKADGAISYQFAEPELGSRIRRIETVKVKQ encoded by the coding sequence ATGAACGGACTCTCTTTGCTGTTGATTCGAGCGGTACTCGCGCTGGTGGTGCTGGCGGCTTGTGTGGCGCCGGCGGTCGCCCAGGAGGTTGTCGAGTACATCCACACCGATGCACTGGGGTCACCGGTGGCAATCACCGATGCCAATGGCCAGGTGATCGAGCGCACGGTGTATGAGCCGTATGGGGCGGTGGTCAACCGGCCGTTGACGGATGGGCCGGGGTACACCGGGCATGTGACGGACTCGGAGACGGGTCTGAGTTATATGCAGCAGCGGTACTATGACTTCGAAACTTCCACATTTCTGGGGGCTGATCCAGTTGCAGCTGATTCGGATGGCACCTCATTCAATCGCTATCGGTATGCGTCTGCCAATCCCTACAAATTCAAAGATCCGGACGGCAGGGCAGATATGAACGTGTTTGGGGAGGCAGATCCGAACGGGCTCAGAGCTGCAGGGGATGCACTTAATATTCCAGGAAAGTTTACTGTTGCCGGTCACGCCAACAATACGGTCATTCAGGATCAGCGAGGGGGGCGAATGGAAAACTATTCGGTGGTCAGCTCATGGGATATGGCTCGAACCCAGTTTGGACTAAAGCAGGGGCAGGAAATACTCATGGCCGGTTGTCACCTGGGGGCCGAAATAGGTAAGGCAAGGGCTTTTGCTCAGGGGTGGGCAAACCTGAATAAGTCGTCTGTCTATGCTCCCAATGGATTTGTTCGCTATCCAAAGAACTACAAGCCAGGAGATGATATGACGCTGCGCGTCAGCCTGGGTGAGAACGGAACCGGGGGGGCTGGTGTGTGGCAGAAGTTCTCACCTGGAGGCGCGGGTCCAACTGGCCCTGCTATTCGCTCGATTACGATCAAAGCCGATGGCGCCATTTCCTATCAATTTGCCGAGCCTGAGCTAGGTTCCAGGATCCGTAGAATAGAGACGGTCAAGGTGAAGCAATGA
- a CDS encoding non-heme iron oxygenase ferredoxin subunit: protein MSEAWTFVCAGAELLPGEMKSVFDEVTGTPIVVFNLDGELYALEDQCTHEEFELSSGEFNTTEGSVECVLHGARFDVRDGRALCAPAYTPVPKFPVKREHDAIWTRDDRD, encoded by the coding sequence GTGAGCGAGGCCTGGACCTTCGTCTGTGCCGGCGCCGAACTGCTGCCGGGTGAAATGAAGAGCGTGTTCGACGAAGTGACCGGCACCCCGATCGTGGTGTTCAACCTCGACGGCGAGCTGTATGCATTGGAAGACCAGTGCACGCATGAAGAGTTCGAGCTGTCCTCGGGCGAGTTCAACACCACCGAGGGCAGCGTGGAGTGCGTGCTGCACGGCGCGCGCTTCGACGTGCGTGATGGCCGCGCCCTGTGCGCCCCGGCCTACACCCCGGTGCCCAAGTTCCCGGTGAAGCGCGAACACGACGCCATCTGGACCCGCGACGACCGCGACTGA